One window of Nicotiana tomentosiformis chromosome 11, ASM39032v3, whole genome shotgun sequence genomic DNA carries:
- the LOC104096600 gene encoding protein NLP6-like isoform X1: MESVFSEQAWSRQPNGIWVFWSERDDVEQLQNHFSFTADVVTKRMAIKERVKIALQHVEKLSCNYLIQYWASIVIDGQTFLTTSDQPFGLTRLEYGLCSYRKKCLSHAIPVELKNGTQCENDFGPPGRVFKHRLPELCTDVKNYSQQEFPLRDDAVAWGIQWCYTVPVFDSSRDTFVGVLELVTSHQTNKWIFQNSVLPIFKTLQVVDLKSPDSYCPLNLKVLDDRQCALGGLYKAIEVVCQKHQFLFAQIWVSVADSWCTGKAITVRQRHIAINDNQNLSLFKYASGLQYILEGYGVVGRAFSSKSSCFCRDVTQLSIIEYPLVTCAREAGLTGCFAICLSAPGNDDNIYILEFFLPPNELLHWNLQDFVKLVLDTVKQQLHRFKVAVGHDFGEKLPVEVIKISSDDELDSFDICQTTKELHNVEPLPNGGELMLLDTPNQQSFSSETNQQLSLDIDEINAARDSIAVSEELCNSAGSSTSAETSQNKERKLQLELSTRQAKQGANAVNKRKNGIRTLTSESEIQKERERIERDHNINLKKIEDRSSMTQDAAADDLGVGKSTLKRICRLYGITRWPPKNKEKKRKCSHSRKMKSILPAEEDVNASTKFQQSSDSPNKEDTINGAKVGAHVTEIRDGTAVITKVKYGDRMLKLQLTLSSMMKDLEEEVAKRVESSIESFDFTYVDKEGDTILIKCDEDLTECFLHCRSSENATVKMFITPKS; this comes from the exons CTGCAGATGTTGTTACTAAACGCATGGCAATCAAGGAAAGAGTTAAGATTGCACTACAACATGTAGAGAAATTATCCTGCAATTATCTTATTCAATACTGGGCTAGTATTGTAATTGATGGCCAAACTTTCCTAACAACTTCAGATCAGCCTTTTGGTCTTACCAGACTTGAATACGGACTATGTTCGTACAGGAAGAAGTGCCTGAGCCATGCAATTCCTGTTGAGCTGAAGAACGGTACCCAATGTGAAAATGACTTTGGTCCCCCCGGGCGTGTGTTCAAACATAGGTTGCCTGAACTGTGTACAGACGTGAAGAATTACAGCCAACAAGAGTTCCCTTTACGGGATGATGCTGTAGCCTGGGGCATACAATGGTGCTATACTGTCCCTGTCTTTGATTCATCTCGAGACACCTTTGTCGGGGTCCTTGAGTTGGTCACCAGTCACCAAACAAACAAATGGATATTTCAAAACTCTGTCTTGCCCATTTTCAAGACGCTCCAG GTGGTGGATTTGAAATCTCCGGATTCATATTGTCCGCTTAATTTGAAA gttttggatgaccggcAATGTGCTCTTGGTGGATTATACAAGGCAATCGAAGTGGTATGTCAAAAACATCAATTTCTCTTTGCTCAGATTTGGGTCAGTGTTGCTGATTCATGGTGCACGGGAAAAGCTATCACTGTTAGACAACGACACATTGCAATCAATGATAACCAAAACTTAAGTTTATTCAAATATGCAAGTGGTCTTCAGTACATATTAGAAGGATACGGTGTTGTAGGCAGGGCTTTCTCATCAAAATCTTCATGCTTTTGCCGAGATGTAACACAGTTGAGCATAATAGAATACCCCTTGGTAACTTGTGCTCGCGAAGCTGGTTTAACTGGTTGTTTTGCAATCTGTTTAAGTGCTCCGGGTAATGATGATAATATTTACATACTAGAGTTCTTCTTGCCCCCAAATGAGCTTCTGCATTGGAATCTACAAGACTTCGTGAAGTTGGTTTTGGACACGGTGAAACAACAGTTGCACCGCTTTAAGGTTGCAGTTGGACATGATTTTGGAGAGAAGTTACCTGTTGAAGTCATCAAGATTTCTTCTGACGATGAACTTGATTCTTTTGATATCTGTCAAACTACTAAAGAACTGCATAATGTTGAGCCATTGCCAAATGGAGGAGAGTTGATGTTGCTTGACACACCAAATCAGCAGTCTTTTTCTTCCGAAACAAATCAGCAACTGAGTTTGGATATTGATGAGATAAATGCTGCAAGGGATAGCATAGCTGTAAGTGAAGAACTGTGCAATTCCGCTGGATCTTCAACTAGCGCTGAAACCTCacaaaacaaagaaagaaaactGCAGCTGGAATTATCAACACGACAGGCAAAGCAGGGAGCAAATGCTGTGAACAAAAGAAAAAACGGTATACGGACATTAACCTCTGAGTCAGAGATTCAGAAAGAAAGAGAGAGGATAGAACGAGATCATAACATCAACCTCAAAAAAATTGAAGACCGCTCGTCAATGACTCAAGATGCTGCTGCCGATGATTTGGGAG TTGGCAAATCAACACTGAAGCGTATATGTAGATTATACGGTATAACTAGATGGCCACCCAAGAATaaggagaagaaaagaaaatgctCCCACTCTCGTAAAATGAAATCAATCCTCCCTGCTGAGGAAGATGTCAATGCTAGTACAAAATTCCAGCAATCTTCTGATTCTCCTAACAAGGAAGACACAATTAATGGAGCTAAAGTTGGAGCACATGTTACAGAAATCCGAGATGGTACAGCTGTGATTACAAAGGTGAAATATGGAGATAGGATGCTAAAATTGCAGCTAACTCTTTCTTCTATGATGAAGGATTTAGAAGAGGAAGTGGCAAAGAGGGTCGAGTCATCGATTGAAAGTTTTGATTTCACGTATGTAGATAAAGAGGGTGATACGATATTGATAAAATGTGATGAGGATTTGACGGAATGTTTTCTACATTGTAGATCTTCAGAAAACGCGACTGTTAAGATGTTCATCACCCCAAAGTCTTAA
- the LOC104096600 gene encoding protein NLP6-like isoform X3, translating to MESVFSEQAWSRQPNGIWVFWSERDDVEQLQNHFSFTADVVTKRMAIKERVKIALQHVEKLSCNYLIQYWASIVIDGQTFLTTSDQPFGLTRLEYGLCSYRKKCLSHAIPVELKNGTQCENDFGPPGRVFKHRLPELCTDVKNYSQQEFPLRDDAVAWGIQWCYTVPVFDSSRDTFVGVLELVTSHQTNKWIFQNSVLPIFKTLQVLDDRQCALGGLYKAIEVVCQKHQFLFAQIWVSVADSWCTGKAITVRQRHIAINDNQNLSLFKYASGLQYILEGYGVVGRAFSSKSSCFCRDVTQLSIIEYPLVTCAREAGLTGCFAICLSAPGNDDNIYILEFFLPPNELLHWNLQDFVKLVLDTVKQQLHRFKVAVGHDFGEKLPVEVIKISSDDELDSFDICQTTKELHNVEPLPNGGELMLLDTPNQQSFSSETNQQLSLDIDEINAARDSIAVSEELCNSAGSSTSAETSQNKERKLQLELSTRQAKQGANAVNKRKNGIRTLTSESEIQKERERIERDHNINLKKIEDRSSMTQDAAADDLGVGKSTLKRICRLYGITRWPPKNKEKKRKCSHSRKMKSILPAEEDVNASTKFQQSSDSPNKEDTINGAKVGAHVTEIRDGTAVITKVKYGDRMLKLQLTLSSMMKDLEEEVAKRVESSIESFDFTYVDKEGDTILIKCDEDLTECFLHCRSSENATVKMFITPKS from the exons CTGCAGATGTTGTTACTAAACGCATGGCAATCAAGGAAAGAGTTAAGATTGCACTACAACATGTAGAGAAATTATCCTGCAATTATCTTATTCAATACTGGGCTAGTATTGTAATTGATGGCCAAACTTTCCTAACAACTTCAGATCAGCCTTTTGGTCTTACCAGACTTGAATACGGACTATGTTCGTACAGGAAGAAGTGCCTGAGCCATGCAATTCCTGTTGAGCTGAAGAACGGTACCCAATGTGAAAATGACTTTGGTCCCCCCGGGCGTGTGTTCAAACATAGGTTGCCTGAACTGTGTACAGACGTGAAGAATTACAGCCAACAAGAGTTCCCTTTACGGGATGATGCTGTAGCCTGGGGCATACAATGGTGCTATACTGTCCCTGTCTTTGATTCATCTCGAGACACCTTTGTCGGGGTCCTTGAGTTGGTCACCAGTCACCAAACAAACAAATGGATATTTCAAAACTCTGTCTTGCCCATTTTCAAGACGCTCCAG gttttggatgaccggcAATGTGCTCTTGGTGGATTATACAAGGCAATCGAAGTGGTATGTCAAAAACATCAATTTCTCTTTGCTCAGATTTGGGTCAGTGTTGCTGATTCATGGTGCACGGGAAAAGCTATCACTGTTAGACAACGACACATTGCAATCAATGATAACCAAAACTTAAGTTTATTCAAATATGCAAGTGGTCTTCAGTACATATTAGAAGGATACGGTGTTGTAGGCAGGGCTTTCTCATCAAAATCTTCATGCTTTTGCCGAGATGTAACACAGTTGAGCATAATAGAATACCCCTTGGTAACTTGTGCTCGCGAAGCTGGTTTAACTGGTTGTTTTGCAATCTGTTTAAGTGCTCCGGGTAATGATGATAATATTTACATACTAGAGTTCTTCTTGCCCCCAAATGAGCTTCTGCATTGGAATCTACAAGACTTCGTGAAGTTGGTTTTGGACACGGTGAAACAACAGTTGCACCGCTTTAAGGTTGCAGTTGGACATGATTTTGGAGAGAAGTTACCTGTTGAAGTCATCAAGATTTCTTCTGACGATGAACTTGATTCTTTTGATATCTGTCAAACTACTAAAGAACTGCATAATGTTGAGCCATTGCCAAATGGAGGAGAGTTGATGTTGCTTGACACACCAAATCAGCAGTCTTTTTCTTCCGAAACAAATCAGCAACTGAGTTTGGATATTGATGAGATAAATGCTGCAAGGGATAGCATAGCTGTAAGTGAAGAACTGTGCAATTCCGCTGGATCTTCAACTAGCGCTGAAACCTCacaaaacaaagaaagaaaactGCAGCTGGAATTATCAACACGACAGGCAAAGCAGGGAGCAAATGCTGTGAACAAAAGAAAAAACGGTATACGGACATTAACCTCTGAGTCAGAGATTCAGAAAGAAAGAGAGAGGATAGAACGAGATCATAACATCAACCTCAAAAAAATTGAAGACCGCTCGTCAATGACTCAAGATGCTGCTGCCGATGATTTGGGAG TTGGCAAATCAACACTGAAGCGTATATGTAGATTATACGGTATAACTAGATGGCCACCCAAGAATaaggagaagaaaagaaaatgctCCCACTCTCGTAAAATGAAATCAATCCTCCCTGCTGAGGAAGATGTCAATGCTAGTACAAAATTCCAGCAATCTTCTGATTCTCCTAACAAGGAAGACACAATTAATGGAGCTAAAGTTGGAGCACATGTTACAGAAATCCGAGATGGTACAGCTGTGATTACAAAGGTGAAATATGGAGATAGGATGCTAAAATTGCAGCTAACTCTTTCTTCTATGATGAAGGATTTAGAAGAGGAAGTGGCAAAGAGGGTCGAGTCATCGATTGAAAGTTTTGATTTCACGTATGTAGATAAAGAGGGTGATACGATATTGATAAAATGTGATGAGGATTTGACGGAATGTTTTCTACATTGTAGATCTTCAGAAAACGCGACTGTTAAGATGTTCATCACCCCAAAGTCTTAA
- the LOC104096600 gene encoding protein NLP6-like isoform X2 — translation MESVFSEQAWSRQPNGIWVFWSERDDVEQLQNHFSFNVVTKRMAIKERVKIALQHVEKLSCNYLIQYWASIVIDGQTFLTTSDQPFGLTRLEYGLCSYRKKCLSHAIPVELKNGTQCENDFGPPGRVFKHRLPELCTDVKNYSQQEFPLRDDAVAWGIQWCYTVPVFDSSRDTFVGVLELVTSHQTNKWIFQNSVLPIFKTLQVVDLKSPDSYCPLNLKVLDDRQCALGGLYKAIEVVCQKHQFLFAQIWVSVADSWCTGKAITVRQRHIAINDNQNLSLFKYASGLQYILEGYGVVGRAFSSKSSCFCRDVTQLSIIEYPLVTCAREAGLTGCFAICLSAPGNDDNIYILEFFLPPNELLHWNLQDFVKLVLDTVKQQLHRFKVAVGHDFGEKLPVEVIKISSDDELDSFDICQTTKELHNVEPLPNGGELMLLDTPNQQSFSSETNQQLSLDIDEINAARDSIAVSEELCNSAGSSTSAETSQNKERKLQLELSTRQAKQGANAVNKRKNGIRTLTSESEIQKERERIERDHNINLKKIEDRSSMTQDAAADDLGVGKSTLKRICRLYGITRWPPKNKEKKRKCSHSRKMKSILPAEEDVNASTKFQQSSDSPNKEDTINGAKVGAHVTEIRDGTAVITKVKYGDRMLKLQLTLSSMMKDLEEEVAKRVESSIESFDFTYVDKEGDTILIKCDEDLTECFLHCRSSENATVKMFITPKS, via the exons ATGTTGTTACTAAACGCATGGCAATCAAGGAAAGAGTTAAGATTGCACTACAACATGTAGAGAAATTATCCTGCAATTATCTTATTCAATACTGGGCTAGTATTGTAATTGATGGCCAAACTTTCCTAACAACTTCAGATCAGCCTTTTGGTCTTACCAGACTTGAATACGGACTATGTTCGTACAGGAAGAAGTGCCTGAGCCATGCAATTCCTGTTGAGCTGAAGAACGGTACCCAATGTGAAAATGACTTTGGTCCCCCCGGGCGTGTGTTCAAACATAGGTTGCCTGAACTGTGTACAGACGTGAAGAATTACAGCCAACAAGAGTTCCCTTTACGGGATGATGCTGTAGCCTGGGGCATACAATGGTGCTATACTGTCCCTGTCTTTGATTCATCTCGAGACACCTTTGTCGGGGTCCTTGAGTTGGTCACCAGTCACCAAACAAACAAATGGATATTTCAAAACTCTGTCTTGCCCATTTTCAAGACGCTCCAG GTGGTGGATTTGAAATCTCCGGATTCATATTGTCCGCTTAATTTGAAA gttttggatgaccggcAATGTGCTCTTGGTGGATTATACAAGGCAATCGAAGTGGTATGTCAAAAACATCAATTTCTCTTTGCTCAGATTTGGGTCAGTGTTGCTGATTCATGGTGCACGGGAAAAGCTATCACTGTTAGACAACGACACATTGCAATCAATGATAACCAAAACTTAAGTTTATTCAAATATGCAAGTGGTCTTCAGTACATATTAGAAGGATACGGTGTTGTAGGCAGGGCTTTCTCATCAAAATCTTCATGCTTTTGCCGAGATGTAACACAGTTGAGCATAATAGAATACCCCTTGGTAACTTGTGCTCGCGAAGCTGGTTTAACTGGTTGTTTTGCAATCTGTTTAAGTGCTCCGGGTAATGATGATAATATTTACATACTAGAGTTCTTCTTGCCCCCAAATGAGCTTCTGCATTGGAATCTACAAGACTTCGTGAAGTTGGTTTTGGACACGGTGAAACAACAGTTGCACCGCTTTAAGGTTGCAGTTGGACATGATTTTGGAGAGAAGTTACCTGTTGAAGTCATCAAGATTTCTTCTGACGATGAACTTGATTCTTTTGATATCTGTCAAACTACTAAAGAACTGCATAATGTTGAGCCATTGCCAAATGGAGGAGAGTTGATGTTGCTTGACACACCAAATCAGCAGTCTTTTTCTTCCGAAACAAATCAGCAACTGAGTTTGGATATTGATGAGATAAATGCTGCAAGGGATAGCATAGCTGTAAGTGAAGAACTGTGCAATTCCGCTGGATCTTCAACTAGCGCTGAAACCTCacaaaacaaagaaagaaaactGCAGCTGGAATTATCAACACGACAGGCAAAGCAGGGAGCAAATGCTGTGAACAAAAGAAAAAACGGTATACGGACATTAACCTCTGAGTCAGAGATTCAGAAAGAAAGAGAGAGGATAGAACGAGATCATAACATCAACCTCAAAAAAATTGAAGACCGCTCGTCAATGACTCAAGATGCTGCTGCCGATGATTTGGGAG TTGGCAAATCAACACTGAAGCGTATATGTAGATTATACGGTATAACTAGATGGCCACCCAAGAATaaggagaagaaaagaaaatgctCCCACTCTCGTAAAATGAAATCAATCCTCCCTGCTGAGGAAGATGTCAATGCTAGTACAAAATTCCAGCAATCTTCTGATTCTCCTAACAAGGAAGACACAATTAATGGAGCTAAAGTTGGAGCACATGTTACAGAAATCCGAGATGGTACAGCTGTGATTACAAAGGTGAAATATGGAGATAGGATGCTAAAATTGCAGCTAACTCTTTCTTCTATGATGAAGGATTTAGAAGAGGAAGTGGCAAAGAGGGTCGAGTCATCGATTGAAAGTTTTGATTTCACGTATGTAGATAAAGAGGGTGATACGATATTGATAAAATGTGATGAGGATTTGACGGAATGTTTTCTACATTGTAGATCTTCAGAAAACGCGACTGTTAAGATGTTCATCACCCCAAAGTCTTAA